From a single Bacillus sp. NEB1478 genomic region:
- a CDS encoding class I SAM-dependent methyltransferase — MENVIKQYKNASNLDIRIRIHEQYSTNKTDWHEWLFDQYKIQPNSKILELGCGSGAFWVKNKARIPADWNITLSDFSPGMLQDAQNNLEDVPNMSFQQINVQEISFEADSFDIIIANHMLYHVPDRTQALSEIKRVLKPGGLFYSSTIGQDHLKEFGEILANFDSNLDYSSAYSHAQAFGMENGGQQLKSEFSFVKLIPFPGDLQITETEAIIEYLHSTDTEVNEVLSGDKLESFKQYLEDLKEKKGGYIPITKATGLFVSK, encoded by the coding sequence ATGGAAAACGTCATCAAACAATATAAAAATGCTTCTAATTTAGATATTCGCATTCGGATTCATGAACAATACAGCACGAACAAAACAGATTGGCATGAGTGGCTGTTTGATCAATATAAAATCCAGCCCAACAGCAAAATATTAGAATTAGGCTGCGGCAGCGGTGCTTTTTGGGTAAAAAATAAAGCACGTATTCCCGCTGACTGGAACATTACCCTTTCCGACTTCTCTCCAGGTATGCTGCAAGATGCTCAAAACAATTTAGAAGACGTGCCAAATATGAGCTTTCAGCAAATCAATGTGCAAGAGATTTCTTTTGAAGCCGATAGCTTCGACATTATCATTGCGAATCACATGCTTTATCATGTACCTGATCGCACTCAAGCTTTATCAGAGATTAAAAGAGTTCTAAAGCCAGGGGGCTTGTTTTATTCATCTACAATCGGACAAGATCATTTGAAAGAGTTCGGTGAGATACTAGCAAATTTTGATTCGAATTTAGACTATTCTTCCGCCTATTCACATGCACAAGCATTTGGAATGGAAAATGGCGGACAACAATTAAAGAGTGAGTTTTCTTTTGTGAAATTAATTCCATTTCCAGGTGATCTTCAAATTACGGAAACAGAAGCCATTATTGAGTATCTTCACTCAACAGATACGGAAGTAAACGAGGTATTATCTGGTGATAAACTAGAAAGTTTCAAACAGTACCTGGAAGATCTAAAAGAAAAAAAAGGCGGCTATATTCCAATTACAAAAGCAACAGGGTTGTTTGTATCTAAGTAG
- a CDS encoding 4-oxalocrotonate tautomerase: MPIIHVHVIEGRTDEQLSALMESLSAAAAESLDVKKEQVRVLIQEVPNKHWGVGGKPKEKS; encoded by the coding sequence ATGCCGATTATACATGTGCATGTGATTGAAGGAAGAACAGACGAACAGCTGAGTGCCTTAATGGAAAGCCTCTCTGCGGCGGCTGCAGAAAGTTTGGATGTGAAAAAAGAACAAGTCCGGGTGCTGATTCAAGAAGTTCCGAATAAGCATTGGGGAGTTGGCGGGAAGCCAAAAGAAAAGAGCTGA
- a CDS encoding fumarylacetoacetate hydrolase family protein, which translates to MTVTNRSDIEYVDYLLRAEHEVKEVVKITDQYPELTIDEAYSIQKKLIEKRMEKTGSKRLGIKLGLTSKAKQQMMGVHEAIYGYLLSDMLAYEWEPLQQHRLIHPKAEPEIAFIMGEDLEGEHVTADDVMKAAKYVVAAIEVIDSRYKDFRFTLADVVADNCSSAKLILGSKMVKPEELDLAEIGMVMSKNGEIVTTGAGSAVLGHPAEAVAWAVQKLAMRNEGLKKGDVVLSGALSEAIAFDMDDTIVAQFDGLGSVTLSSRYVK; encoded by the coding sequence ATGACAGTTACAAACCGGTCAGATATCGAATATGTTGACTATCTGCTTCGAGCAGAACATGAAGTAAAAGAAGTGGTGAAAATTACGGATCAGTATCCTGAATTAACGATTGATGAAGCTTATTCGATTCAGAAAAAGCTCATCGAAAAACGTATGGAGAAAACCGGTTCAAAACGACTTGGCATTAAACTCGGGTTGACGAGTAAAGCGAAGCAGCAAATGATGGGTGTACACGAAGCCATTTACGGTTATTTGCTTAGTGATATGCTGGCGTATGAGTGGGAACCATTGCAGCAGCACAGACTTATTCATCCTAAAGCAGAACCAGAGATTGCTTTTATTATGGGTGAAGATTTAGAGGGCGAACACGTAACGGCTGATGATGTGATGAAAGCAGCCAAATATGTCGTTGCTGCGATCGAGGTAATCGACAGCCGTTACAAAGATTTTCGTTTTACATTAGCTGATGTTGTAGCCGATAACTGTTCTTCTGCCAAACTAATCTTAGGGAGCAAGATGGTTAAACCAGAAGAGCTGGATTTGGCAGAGATCGGGATGGTTATGAGTAAAAATGGCGAGATCGTGACAACAGGTGCGGGGTCCGCTGTTTTAGGACACCCCGCTGAAGCTGTTGCATGGGCAGTGCAAAAGCTGGCAATGCGTAATGAAGGACTGAAAAAAGGAGATGTTGTCCTAAGCGGAGCGCTCTCAGAAGCAATCGCATTCGATATGGACGACACAATCGTTGCTCAGTTTGATGGTTTAGGTTCTGTAACCCTGTCTTCGAGATATGTGAAATAG
- the dmpG gene encoding 4-hydroxy-2-oxovalerate aldolase has protein sequence MKRNSTLPLQFTEVCLRDGSHVMAHQFTKKQVYDAAKALDQAGMHYIEVSHGDGLGGSTIQYGRSLVDEMKLIETAAAACKHAKIAVLLIPGIGTVHELKQARELGASLVRVATHVTEADVSQQHIYMARELGMEVMGFLMMAHSAPVEKLVEQAKLMESYGAQGVYVTDSAGALLPHEVKERISALRNSLDIEVGFHAHNNLSVAVANTLVAIEEGATRIDGSVRCLGAGAGNTQTEVLLAVLDRMGIDTGIDLYKMMDLAEDIIGPMLPSSQEIKKGSLAMGYAGVYSSFLLHAERAGKRFGLDPRDILMELGRRKAVGGQEDLIIEVAAELAKQSKLEV, from the coding sequence TTGAAACGAAATAGCACTTTACCTTTGCAGTTTACAGAAGTTTGTTTGCGCGATGGCAGTCATGTGATGGCTCATCAATTCACAAAAAAGCAAGTATATGATGCAGCCAAAGCTCTTGATCAAGCGGGTATGCATTATATTGAGGTCAGTCATGGGGATGGCTTAGGGGGTTCAACCATACAGTACGGGAGATCACTTGTTGATGAGATGAAACTGATTGAAACCGCAGCTGCAGCATGCAAACATGCAAAAATTGCTGTGCTTCTCATACCAGGGATTGGAACGGTACACGAGTTGAAGCAAGCCCGTGAATTAGGTGCAAGCCTGGTGCGGGTCGCGACACATGTAACGGAAGCGGATGTATCACAGCAGCATATTTACATGGCGCGTGAACTTGGCATGGAAGTAATGGGTTTTCTTATGATGGCTCACTCAGCACCAGTCGAGAAACTCGTTGAACAAGCTAAATTAATGGAATCATACGGGGCACAAGGTGTGTATGTAACAGATTCAGCAGGTGCGTTATTGCCTCATGAAGTGAAAGAGAGAATTTCCGCCTTGAGGAATTCACTCGATATCGAAGTTGGCTTCCATGCGCATAATAACCTTTCTGTAGCAGTGGCAAATACACTTGTTGCCATTGAAGAAGGAGCGACACGTATTGACGGCAGTGTCCGCTGTTTAGGTGCAGGTGCCGGGAACACACAAACAGAAGTACTCCTTGCCGTATTAGATCGAATGGGTATAGACACAGGAATTGACCTTTATAAAATGATGGATCTCGCAGAAGACATCATCGGACCAATGCTGCCAAGTTCACAGGAAATCAAAAAAGGAAGTCTGGCGATGGGATATGCAGGCGTATACTCTAGCTTTCTTTTGCATGCTGAACGAGCGGGTAAAAGGTTTGGATTGGATCCGCGGGATATATTGATGGAACTAGGTCGAAGAAAAGCGGTCGGCGGGCAGGAAGACCTTATTATAGAAGTAGCGGCAGAACTGGCAAAACAGTCAAAATTGGAGGTATAA
- a CDS encoding acetaldehyde dehydrogenase (acetylating), giving the protein MKKIKAAIIGSGNIGTDLMYKLQKSECLELTAMIGIDTDSDGLRRANASGYRVFTNGIDDLVERPELADIVFDATSAKAHKRHAAILKDMGKMVIDLTPAGIGPFVCPPVNLGKHLDSANINMITCGGQATIPIVNAINKVADVTYGEIVATISSKSAGPGTRANIDEFTITTRRGIEEVGGADLGKAIIILNPADPPILMRAVIYCEVKMPNEVLIRESITEMQQRVQHYVPGYRLKQEPLFDGNRITVFVEVEGAGDYFPEYAGNLDIMTAAAKQAGEMIAKHLLGQDQQVKKAVVSLETK; this is encoded by the coding sequence GTGAAAAAGATAAAAGCTGCCATTATCGGTTCTGGGAATATTGGAACAGATCTAATGTACAAGCTTCAAAAGAGTGAATGCCTTGAACTGACAGCGATGATCGGAATTGACACAGATTCGGATGGACTGAGACGGGCTAATGCATCCGGATATCGTGTGTTTACAAATGGAATCGATGATTTAGTTGAACGTCCGGAGCTTGCCGATATTGTATTTGATGCCACTTCTGCAAAAGCGCATAAAAGACATGCTGCCATTTTAAAAGATATGGGGAAAATGGTAATTGATTTAACACCAGCGGGGATTGGTCCCTTCGTATGTCCGCCTGTTAATTTAGGTAAACACTTGGATTCAGCAAACATCAATATGATTACTTGCGGGGGACAGGCAACCATTCCGATCGTTAATGCCATAAACAAAGTGGCTGATGTTACATATGGAGAGATTGTGGCCACGATTTCATCAAAGAGTGCAGGTCCGGGAACCCGTGCAAATATTGATGAATTTACGATTACAACGCGCCGCGGCATTGAGGAAGTTGGAGGGGCAGATCTTGGCAAAGCGATTATTATTTTAAATCCAGCAGACCCGCCGATCTTGATGAGAGCTGTCATTTATTGCGAAGTGAAAATGCCAAATGAAGTTTTAATCAGGGAGTCTATCACGGAGATGCAACAAAGAGTCCAGCATTATGTTCCGGGTTATCGGTTAAAGCAAGAACCGCTGTTTGATGGAAACCGAATCACGGTATTTGTTGAGGTAGAAGGAGCAGGAGATTATTTTCCTGAGTATGCCGGGAACTTGGACATCATGACTGCAGCTGCAAAGCAAGCAGGAGAAATGATCGCTAAACATCTTTTAGGACAGGATCAACAAGTTAAAAAGGCGGTGGTCTCTCTTGAAACGAAATAG
- a CDS encoding fumarylacetoacetate hydrolase family protein, which yields MLQLVSKLTAELLEAEQNVAPIAPLTTRYPELSVKDSYRIQLEWVDRKLEEGRVVIGKKVGLTSKAMQDMLGVNEPDYGHLLDYMKLSSGAVLSRKDFIKPKVEAEIGFILKEDLRGPNVTFVDVLMATEAVVPALEVIDSRIEDWKIRLVDTVADNGSSARAVVGEPFYDLEKIDLRTLSMALMKNQELSSTGAGAAALGHPAHAIAWLANKLADYNLSLKAGELILPGALSAAIDVDAGDEVTASFGKLGSVSISFCD from the coding sequence ATGCTGCAATTGGTTTCAAAGTTAACAGCGGAGCTTTTGGAAGCTGAACAAAACGTGGCTCCCATCGCACCATTAACAACACGATATCCTGAGTTGTCTGTAAAAGATTCGTACCGCATTCAGCTGGAATGGGTTGATAGAAAGCTTGAAGAAGGACGAGTTGTAATTGGAAAAAAGGTTGGTCTTACGAGTAAAGCGATGCAGGATATGCTAGGCGTAAATGAACCGGATTACGGGCATCTTCTTGATTACATGAAGTTGTCTTCTGGAGCGGTGTTGTCGAGAAAAGATTTTATCAAACCAAAAGTAGAAGCGGAAATTGGATTTATTTTAAAAGAAGATCTGAGAGGTCCAAATGTAACATTTGTTGATGTTCTCATGGCTACTGAAGCGGTTGTTCCGGCACTTGAAGTCATCGACAGCAGAATAGAAGATTGGAAGATTCGTCTTGTGGATACAGTGGCAGACAATGGTTCTTCGGCACGTGCGGTAGTGGGTGAACCTTTTTATGATCTAGAGAAAATAGATTTGCGTACGTTAAGTATGGCATTAATGAAAAATCAGGAACTGTCCTCAACGGGTGCGGGTGCAGCGGCACTAGGACATCCAGCTCATGCCATTGCATGGCTAGCTAACAAACTAGCAGACTACAACTTGTCTTTGAAAGCAGGAGAGCTTATTTTGCCTGGAGCTCTATCAGCCGCCATTGACGTAGATGCTGGTGATGAAGTAACAGCGTCTTTCGGTAAATTAGGTTCAGTTTCCATCTCGTTTTGTGATTAA
- a CDS encoding aldehyde dehydrogenase produces the protein MNSETVTQLVKVKNTKLFIDGEYTDALSGDTFESINPATNERLAFVANGSEADAKRAIQSAKKAFDSGVWSRMPIEERSDILCRMADLIMENVDELAMVETLDVGKPIKESRGFDIPRAASNFRFFAEMSKYMVSEHYDKHNIMSYAKYSPAGVTSLIIPWNLPFMQMTWKASAALAAGNTVVVKPASYTPLSAVMFGEIANQAGLPPGVLNIITGPGNSMGAAMTTDPNVRRISFVGESATGKTIMKNAAENLIPVSLELGGKSANIVFEDADLDEAVKGSIDAIYRNQGEICLAGSRLLLQESIYDQFLEKFTAAVKKIKVGDPTLKDTDMGALVSKSHLETVESYVEIGLKEGAKLACGGKRVAGLEKGNFYEPTVLYDVNNKWRVAQEEIFGPVLVVIPFKTEEEAIQIANDSQYGLAGVVWTNDIRRAQRVSAAVDSGLLWINCWYIRDLRTPFGGSKASGIGREGGRHSFEFYSEAKTITMKL, from the coding sequence GTGAACTCCGAAACCGTGACACAATTAGTTAAAGTGAAAAACACAAAATTATTTATAGATGGTGAATATACGGACGCACTATCAGGGGATACGTTTGAATCGATTAATCCTGCTACAAATGAGAGATTGGCGTTCGTCGCAAATGGAAGTGAAGCCGATGCAAAAAGAGCGATACAATCTGCTAAAAAAGCATTTGACAGCGGTGTCTGGAGCAGGATGCCTATAGAAGAACGCTCAGACATTTTATGCCGAATGGCTGATCTTATTATGGAAAACGTGGATGAACTCGCAATGGTTGAAACACTTGATGTCGGAAAACCCATTAAAGAGAGCCGGGGATTCGATATCCCCAGAGCAGCATCAAATTTTCGATTCTTTGCAGAGATGTCCAAGTACATGGTGAGTGAGCATTACGATAAGCACAACATTATGTCTTATGCAAAATACAGTCCCGCAGGCGTAACGAGCTTGATCATCCCATGGAATCTTCCGTTCATGCAGATGACATGGAAAGCCTCAGCGGCACTCGCAGCTGGGAATACGGTTGTTGTAAAACCAGCTTCCTATACGCCTCTTTCTGCAGTTATGTTTGGAGAAATCGCAAATCAAGCAGGACTTCCGCCTGGGGTGTTAAACATCATAACCGGGCCAGGGAATTCAATGGGTGCTGCGATGACGACCGATCCTAATGTTCGCCGTATTTCTTTTGTCGGTGAATCGGCAACAGGGAAAACAATCATGAAGAACGCTGCCGAGAACCTCATTCCCGTGTCTCTTGAGTTAGGCGGCAAATCAGCCAACATTGTGTTTGAAGATGCTGATCTAGATGAAGCGGTAAAGGGCTCGATCGATGCGATCTACCGCAACCAAGGGGAAATCTGTTTAGCAGGTTCACGATTACTTTTACAAGAAAGCATCTATGATCAGTTTTTAGAGAAGTTTACAGCTGCAGTGAAAAAGATTAAAGTCGGCGATCCAACATTAAAAGATACCGATATGGGTGCCCTCGTTTCGAAGAGTCATCTTGAAACAGTAGAATCGTATGTTGAGATTGGTTTGAAAGAAGGAGCCAAACTTGCTTGCGGCGGTAAACGTGTGGCAGGTCTTGAAAAAGGAAACTTCTATGAACCTACTGTTTTGTATGATGTGAACAATAAGTGGCGTGTCGCACAGGAAGAAATCTTTGGACCGGTGCTCGTCGTGATTCCTTTTAAAACAGAAGAAGAAGCGATTCAGATAGCGAACGATTCACAGTATGGTTTAGCCGGAGTCGTTTGGACGAACGATATCAGGAGAGCTCAGCGTGTTTCGGCAGCAGTAGATTCCGGATTATTATGGATTAACTGCTGGTATATTCGTGATTTGCGCACACCGTTTGGCGGTTCAAAAGCAAGCGGAATCGGCAGAGAAGGCGGAAGGCATAGCTTTGAATTCTATTCAGAAGCGAAAACAATAACGATGAAGTTATAA
- a CDS encoding RidA family protein, whose protein sequence is MQVIQTPESKLHSLGLVLPEVRPSVGNYVSCVRVGNLLFTAGQGVDQYHGKVGVDLSLEDGYAASKQSMLNLLAVVQHELGSLNKVKRIVKLLGFVNCTEDFIDQPKVINGASDLLVEIFGEKGKHARSAVGMAQLPGGTAIEIEMIVEIDEEKED, encoded by the coding sequence TTGCAAGTCATTCAAACACCGGAGTCTAAGCTGCACAGTTTAGGTCTTGTTTTACCTGAAGTGCGCCCTTCTGTCGGCAACTATGTCAGCTGTGTTCGAGTCGGCAATCTGCTTTTTACAGCAGGACAAGGTGTAGATCAGTATCACGGAAAAGTAGGGGTTGATCTGTCGCTAGAAGATGGATACGCAGCATCGAAACAATCGATGCTGAATCTCCTTGCTGTTGTTCAGCACGAACTCGGCAGTTTAAACAAAGTGAAACGAATTGTAAAATTGCTAGGTTTTGTAAACTGTACAGAAGATTTTATTGATCAGCCGAAAGTCATCAATGGAGCTTCAGATCTGCTCGTTGAGATTTTTGGTGAAAAAGGAAAGCATGCCCGTTCCGCTGTTGGCATGGCTCAGCTTCCAGGAGGCACAGCGATCGAGATCGAAATGATCGTGGAGATTGACGAAGAGAAGGAGGACTAG
- a CDS encoding amidohydrolase family protein yields MEVLRIDFHTHIIPESFPDFAEKYGGERWPVLNRTCTCGASIMVAGKNFRDVTDQVWDPKKRILDMDREVVDIQVLSPIPVTFSYWAPPEQAEMMAKVQNDFIAKTVSEYPKRFAGLGTVPMQDAKTAIREMDRCMNELGLHGIEIGTNVNGQNLDHPDFIEFFEMAEKWEVPLFIHPWETLGRDRMANHNFMYTIGMPSETALAAASLIWSGMMEKFPKLKICFAHGGGSFPYLIPRLDQGWHVWPHLRLTTHPPSHYVKQFYFDSLNYDPVNIRYMMERFGADRIFMGSDYPFLLREINPGKVIDETLELTEQQRKAMLGGNAAEFLNLEKRKRGAAVASHSNTGV; encoded by the coding sequence ATGGAAGTGCTAAGAATCGACTTTCACACGCATATCATTCCAGAGTCATTCCCTGACTTTGCTGAAAAGTATGGTGGTGAGCGTTGGCCCGTTTTAAATCGTACTTGTACGTGTGGAGCATCCATTATGGTTGCCGGGAAAAACTTTAGAGATGTAACAGATCAAGTATGGGATCCGAAAAAACGAATTCTTGATATGGACAGAGAAGTGGTAGACATTCAAGTTCTATCCCCGATTCCTGTAACGTTCTCTTATTGGGCTCCGCCAGAACAGGCAGAAATGATGGCAAAGGTTCAGAACGATTTTATCGCAAAAACAGTAAGTGAGTATCCCAAGCGATTTGCTGGACTAGGAACGGTGCCAATGCAGGATGCAAAGACCGCAATCCGGGAGATGGATCGGTGTATGAATGAACTTGGTCTACATGGAATTGAGATCGGGACAAATGTGAACGGGCAAAATCTTGATCATCCTGATTTTATCGAGTTTTTTGAGATGGCGGAAAAATGGGAAGTGCCTCTGTTTATCCATCCTTGGGAAACGCTTGGACGTGACCGTATGGCAAACCATAATTTCATGTACACAATCGGAATGCCAAGTGAAACGGCTCTTGCTGCCGCTTCTTTAATATGGAGCGGGATGATGGAAAAGTTTCCGAAGCTGAAGATTTGTTTTGCGCATGGCGGTGGTTCTTTTCCGTATTTGATTCCTCGTTTGGATCAGGGTTGGCATGTTTGGCCGCATCTAAGGCTGACGACACATCCGCCGAGTCATTATGTAAAACAATTTTATTTTGATTCGCTGAACTATGATCCGGTAAACATCCGCTATATGATGGAGCGTTTTGGTGCAGACAGGATCTTTATGGGCTCGGATTATCCGTTTTTATTGCGTGAAATCAACCCTGGAAAAGTAATCGATGAAACGCTCGAACTAACGGAGCAACAGCGAAAAGCAATGCTTGGCGGTAATGCTGCAGAATTTTTAAATCTAGAAAAAAGAAAGAGGGGTGCGGCAGTTGCAAGTCATTCAAACACCGGAGTCTAA
- a CDS encoding 3-hydroxyanthranilate 3,4-dioxygenase, translating to MSSSTATLKSFNLLKFIEENKDLLKPPVNNKVIWQDSEFIAMIISGPNKRRDFHVDPSDEFFYQIKGSCYVEIINNQEKREVVEVKEGDVFMLPAMVPHSPHRVADSYGLVIERKRAQGELEDFVWFCDRCDSEMHRVTVQLNDIEKQVKEAIHSFNSNERVRLCKDCGYQMPENVEEWKC from the coding sequence ATGAGTTCAAGTACAGCAACTTTAAAATCTTTTAACCTATTAAAATTTATTGAAGAAAACAAAGATTTGCTCAAGCCCCCGGTAAATAACAAAGTCATTTGGCAGGATTCAGAGTTTATCGCCATGATCATCAGCGGACCGAATAAAAGACGTGACTTTCACGTTGATCCATCAGATGAGTTTTTTTATCAGATTAAAGGCAGCTGTTATGTAGAAATTATTAACAATCAAGAGAAGCGTGAAGTTGTGGAAGTAAAAGAAGGTGATGTGTTCATGTTGCCTGCAATGGTTCCACATTCTCCACATCGCGTTGCGGATTCGTATGGCCTTGTTATTGAACGTAAACGTGCCCAAGGTGAGCTTGAAGACTTCGTTTGGTTCTGTGACCGCTGTGATTCTGAAATGCACAGAGTAACCGTTCAACTGAACGATATCGAAAAGCAAGTGAAAGAAGCGATCCATAGCTTCAACTCCAATGAACGTGTTCGACTCTGCAAGGACTGTGGCTATCAGATGCCTGAAAATGTGGAGGAATGGAAGTGCTAA
- a CDS encoding 4-hydroxyphenylacetate 3-hydroxylase N-terminal domain-containing protein — protein sequence MGIRTGAQYMEGLKSRTPEIWMEGRRVTDVVNEPVFKQPIQEIARLYDMQHDPQYQNDITHICAETGERVNNSFLHPKSFEEMMARSKLFEVYAKATFGLMGRTPDFLNVVVTGMAHNGWFLDQYNPDWSVNIKNYYNYIRDNDLFLTHAIINPQNDRSKNSHGQKDTFTHLGAVEETPDGLIVRGAKMLATLAPITDEVIIYSFPGFAPGDERYALAFAIPIDTPGLKLLCREPMQDGKRSLFDHPLASRFEEMDALLVFNDVLVPWDRVFLYNNVEAANFLYPKTGIAQQPAHQSGVRGYVKLAFATEVACKLADSIGVDVYLNVQHDLGELVQNVEVIRSLLRVAEYEHETTASGEVMPNGAALETIRGMLPKMYPRAIEVIQVIGAGGLLMSPTGYDFNAPEIRDDIDKYYLGREGVDSLERVKLFKLAWDLCGEAFGQRLLQYERYYTGDPIRKRAIFYNGHKRKASFSMVDEALSVTENIVETQPKLVK from the coding sequence GTGGGAATTAGAACGGGTGCGCAATACATGGAAGGGTTAAAATCACGGACACCGGAGATTTGGATGGAAGGCAGAAGGGTTACAGATGTTGTAAATGAGCCTGTTTTCAAACAGCCGATCCAAGAAATTGCCAGATTGTATGACATGCAGCACGATCCGCAATATCAGAATGATATTACACACATTTGCGCTGAAACAGGTGAGCGCGTGAACAACTCGTTTTTGCATCCAAAAAGCTTTGAAGAAATGATGGCACGGAGCAAGCTTTTTGAAGTTTATGCTAAAGCTACTTTTGGGCTCATGGGGCGAACGCCGGACTTTTTAAACGTCGTAGTTACAGGTATGGCTCACAACGGGTGGTTCCTTGATCAATACAACCCGGATTGGTCGGTCAATATTAAAAATTACTACAATTATATTAGAGACAACGACTTGTTTTTAACACATGCGATCATAAATCCGCAAAATGACCGCAGTAAGAACTCTCATGGTCAGAAAGATACATTTACACACCTTGGAGCAGTAGAAGAAACCCCTGATGGGTTGATTGTTCGGGGAGCTAAAATGCTGGCGACGCTTGCACCGATTACGGATGAAGTCATTATTTATTCGTTCCCAGGGTTTGCTCCGGGAGATGAGCGATATGCGTTAGCGTTTGCGATCCCGATTGATACTCCCGGACTTAAGCTTCTTTGCCGTGAGCCGATGCAGGACGGGAAACGTTCTTTGTTTGACCATCCATTAGCATCAAGGTTTGAAGAAATGGATGCTCTTCTCGTGTTCAACGATGTACTTGTCCCGTGGGATCGAGTGTTTCTTTATAACAATGTTGAAGCAGCTAACTTCCTTTATCCGAAAACGGGGATCGCTCAGCAGCCCGCACATCAGTCAGGCGTGAGAGGGTATGTAAAACTGGCGTTTGCAACAGAAGTCGCTTGCAAATTAGCCGACTCCATAGGCGTAGATGTATATTTAAATGTTCAGCATGATCTCGGGGAGCTTGTACAAAATGTAGAGGTGATCCGTTCTTTATTACGTGTTGCTGAGTATGAGCATGAAACAACAGCATCAGGTGAAGTGATGCCGAATGGAGCGGCGCTGGAAACTATTCGGGGCATGCTTCCTAAAATGTATCCGAGGGCAATCGAAGTGATCCAGGTTATCGGAGCAGGCGGCCTGCTCATGTCTCCAACAGGTTATGACTTTAACGCGCCTGAAATCAGGGATGATATTGATAAATACTACCTCGGACGTGAAGGTGTTGACTCGCTGGAGCGGGTGAAACTGTTTAAGCTCGCTTGGGATCTTTGCGGTGAAGCTTTTGGACAGCGGCTTCTTCAATACGAACGGTACTATACAGGAGATCCAATTCGCAAAAGAGCGATTTTTTACAATGGCCATAAAAGAAAAGCAAGTTTCTCCATGGTAGATGAGGCACTGTCTGTAACCGAAAATATCGTTGAAACCCAGCCTAAGCTGGTTAAATAA
- a CDS encoding IclR family transcriptional regulator gives MISSVQKMTRILNCFTKNEPALGNLQIAEKLQMNPSTVHHIVRTLCQEGILIQDSQKKYRLGWKLLEWSNHVMYQQDINTDALPLCEGLVRRFNATVHIGMFDSGEVRFVLRVASKDSVPVPTYIGDTLPAYCSSTGKVLLAFNPSLIKPTIAKGLLQRADNTITCVEKLKEEMKTIKSNGYAISNNENEMGLYGIAAPIKSYTGQTIAALNMVGPVAYMMGQNTQSMIHHVVKTAESISKELGFISVY, from the coding sequence TTGATATCATCTGTTCAAAAAATGACAAGGATATTAAACTGTTTCACCAAGAATGAACCAGCTCTAGGAAACTTGCAAATTGCAGAAAAACTTCAAATGAACCCAAGTACTGTTCATCATATCGTGAGGACCCTTTGCCAAGAAGGTATATTAATTCAAGACAGTCAAAAAAAATATAGATTAGGATGGAAGCTCCTCGAATGGAGCAACCATGTAATGTACCAGCAGGACATCAATACTGATGCACTTCCTTTATGCGAAGGTTTGGTCAGAAGATTTAATGCAACCGTACATATCGGAATGTTTGATAGCGGGGAAGTACGATTCGTCTTGCGAGTCGCATCTAAAGATTCAGTGCCAGTCCCTACATATATTGGTGATACACTGCCTGCTTATTGTTCGAGTACTGGAAAAGTTTTACTGGCTTTTAATCCCTCACTTATTAAGCCGACGATCGCAAAGGGACTTCTGCAGCGTGCAGACAATACCATTACATGTGTCGAAAAACTGAAAGAAGAAATGAAAACGATTAAGTCTAATGGTTATGCCATAAGTAATAATGAAAACGAGATGGGGCTGTATGGAATTGCAGCACCAATTAAGTCCTATACTGGACAGACGATTGCTGCCTTAAATATGGTAGGTCCTGTAGCATATATGATGGGGCAAAATACACAAAGTATGATTCATCATGTGGTCAAAACTGCAGAGTCTATTTCAAAAGAACTAGGTTTTATCAGCGTTTATTGA